Proteins from one Leptonema illini DSM 21528 genomic window:
- a CDS encoding YajQ family cyclic di-GMP-binding protein — protein sequence MAEYSFDVVYKVDEQELSNAINQTLKEASTRFDFRGATIEIEREKDGIHMASSDEMKLNQLIDMLQSKLVKREISLKAFKFGEFEKNISGRVKCKVTTQNGLSTEQCKTVTKLIKDSALKVTTRQQGDAVRVTGKSKDDLQAVMKMLRQSEIDFAVTFDNYR from the coding sequence ATGGCAGAGTATTCATTTGACGTCGTTTATAAAGTCGACGAGCAGGAGTTATCCAACGCCATCAATCAGACGCTGAAAGAAGCAAGTACTCGCTTCGACTTTCGCGGAGCGACCATCGAGATCGAACGCGAGAAAGACGGCATTCACATGGCTTCGTCCGACGAGATGAAGCTGAACCAGCTCATCGATATGCTTCAGAGCAAGCTCGTGAAACGCGAGATCAGCCTGAAGGCCTTTAAGTTCGGGGAGTTCGAGAAGAACATCTCGGGCAGGGTGAAATGCAAGGTGACGACGCAGAACGGCCTGTCCACCGAGCAGTGCAAGACGGTGACGAAGCTGATCAAAGACTCCGCTCTGAAAGTGACGACGCGACAGCAGGGTGATGCGGTGCGCGTAACGGGAAAGAGCAAGGATGATCTACAAGCAGTCATGAAGATGCTGCGTCAGAGCGAGATCGATTTCGCCGTCACCTTCGACAACTACCGTTAA